A part of Gossypium hirsutum isolate 1008001.06 chromosome A07, Gossypium_hirsutum_v2.1, whole genome shotgun sequence genomic DNA contains:
- the LOC107933129 gene encoding protein NRT1/ PTR FAMILY 6.2: MEGKMSWTVADAVDYKGFPADRSKTGGWVPAALVLGIEICERLSTMGIAVNLVTYLVGVLHLPSSTSANVVTDFMGTSFLLCLLGGFLADSFLGRYKTIAIFAAIQTLGTGALAIATKLPQLRPPPCHASASHTCKPANGFQMGILYVALYLIALGTGGLKSSVSGFGTDQFDDKDEKEKAQMTYFFNRFFFFISTGTLTAVTVLVYLQDEVGRSWSYGICSVSMFVAILIFLSGTKRYRYKKSIGSPIVQIFQVIVAAINKRKMELPYSVELLYEDTPEAQRIHHTDQFQFLDRAAIVAEGDFERNVVSAPNPWKLCSVTKVEEVKMMVGLLPVWATTIIFWTTYAQMITFSVEQASTMERSIGGFLIPAGSLTVFFVAAILITLAVYDRLIMPLWKKLKGKPGFTNLQRIAIGLVLSTLGMAVAALAEKKRLAVARTVGANTTTLPISVFMLIPQFFLVGAGEAFIYTGQLDFFITQSPKGMKTMSTGLFLTTLSLGFFVSSFLVSVVKKVTGSNDGQGWLADNINHGRLDCFYGLLAVLGVINFVLYLVCAVWYKPKNPKPALQMETIVNGSSAENKC; encoded by the exons ATG GAAGGGAAGATGAGTTGGACGGTGGCGGATGCGGTGGACTACAAGGGTTTCCCTGCTGACAGGTCAAAAACCGGAGGTTGGGTTCCGGCTGCACTCGTTCTAG GGATTGAGATCTGTGAGAGGCTTTCAACAATGGGAATTGCAGTTAACCTTGTGACATACTTGGTTGGTGTACTGCATTTGCCAAGTTCAACTTCAGCCAATGTTGTGACAGATTTCATGGGGACATCTTTCCTCTTGTGTTTGCTTGGAGGCTTCCTTGCTGATTCATTCCTTGGCAGATACAAGACGATTGCCATCTTTGCCGCTATACAGACACTG GGGACTGGGGCATTAGCAATAGCTACAAAACTGCCACAACTACGCCCACCACCATGCCATGCGTCGGCATCCCATACATGCAAACCAGCCAATGGATTTCAGATGGGGATTTTATACGTGGCCTTATATCTAATTGCACTAGGCACTGGTGGCCTAAAATCTAGTGTCTCAGGATTTGGAACTGATCAGTTTGATGACAAAGATGAAAAGGAGAAAGcccaaatgacctattttttcaACAGGTTCTTCTTCTTCATTAGTACCGGAACCCTGACGGCGGTTACGGTGCTCGTCTACTTACAAGATGAAGTCGGTCGAAGCTGGAGTTATGGAATCTGCTCTGTTTCCATGTTTGTAGCCATCTTGATATTCTTATCAGGGACTAAAAGATACAGATATAAGAAAAGTATAGGAAGTCCAATAGTTCAGATTTTCCAGGTTATTGTAGCTGCAATAAATAAGAGGAAGATGGAACTCCCTTACAGTGTTGAATTGTTATATGAGGACACCCCAGAGGCTCAAAGAATTCATCACACAGATCAGTTCCA GTTCTTGGACAGGGCAGCCATTGTTGCCGAAGGAGATTTCGAAAGAAATGTTGTTTCAGCTCCAAATCCATGGAAACTTTGTTCTGTCACAAAGGTAGAGGAAGTGAAAATGATGGTGGGGCTTTTGCCGGTGTGGGCCACAACCATCATATTTTGGACCACTTACGCCCAGATGATCACTTTCTCAGTGGAGCAAGCCTCCACCATGGAAAGATCAATTGGAGGTTTCCTAATTCCTGCCGGTTCCCTCACCGTCTTCTTCGTAGCAGCTATACTTATCACCCTTGCGGTATACGACCGTCTCATTATGCCATTATGgaagaaattaaaaggaaaacCAG GTTTTACCAACCTACAGAGAATTGCCATAGGCCTAGTGCTATCAACGTTGGGAATGGCGGTCGCGGCACTAGCCGAGAAGAAACGATTGGCAGTGGCGAGAACCGTGGGTGCCAACACAACAACGCTGCCTATAAGCGTCTTCATGCTGATCCCACAGTTCTTCCTAGTGGGGGCTGGTGAGGCCTTCATCTACACAGGCCAACTTGATTTTTTCATCACTCAATCCCCCAAAGGAATGAAAACCATGAGCACTGGTCTCTTCCTCACGACACTATCGCTGGGTTTCTTCGTCAGCAGTTTCTTGGTATCAGTAGTGAAAAAAGTGACGGGAAGCAATGATGGGCAAGGATGGCTAGCGGATAACATAAACCATGGGAGACTTGATTGCTTTTATGGACTTTTAGCAGTTCTAGGCGTGATAAACTTCGTACTGTATCTTGTTTGTGCGGTGTGGTATAAACCAAAGAACCCAAAACCTGCCCTACAGATGGAGACCATTGTCAATGGCTCATCTGCTGAGAATAAGTGCTAG